Below is a genomic region from Bacillus mycoides.
TGTGGTGCCGTTAATAGAGCAACCATACGTGCTTTTTCTAAATCATCAATACGTTGTTCTAAAATTTCAACAGAGTTTTTAAGCGATTCTAATTCAATACCCGCTAACTGATCATTATTACGTATGCGCTCTTCGTACATCGGAACTAACTCTGTATTTAAACGCTCTAATAACATTTCCCCTGCTACTACGTATTTTTCTAAGTCTAAATAATACTTTAAGTTTTGCTCATATAAACCATCTAACGTACCAATTGATTTTTTCATTTCATCTTGATACTTCGTAATTTCTACGTATACTTTATCCATTTCGCGACCCATCGTCTGATACTTACTAAAGATTTGTTCAATCATTTTATCTGCTTTTTTGAACATACGTGAGAAGAAACCACTTTTCTCTTCCGCAAAGTCTTTACTATCAAATCTGTCCATAATTTTACCAAGCTGTTTTAATAATTCACCAGAGTCTTCTACTTTCGATAAAGACATTGTATGTAAAATTTGATCAGCGAAACGTGAAATTTCCATAGAAGGTTCTTTTCCGAGTTCAATTAATTCTAATTGATCTTTAATGTCTACTGCGTTATAAATACGTTGCACTTCTGCATCTTGTCTAAGTTGCAAGCGAACATCTTGTGCGGTTTGCTCATTCAATTCTGTTTTCGAATCTAGTACGACTGGGTTATTCATATGGTATTCTCCCTTTCCTTATAAAAATGGACGAAATAGTCCTTTTATTGTTTGTGATAAATTTTTATAGGCTGATGAACCATGAAATTCAAGATCGAAATTAACTTCTTCAAGCCAATGTGAATCAAATGCTCCTGATTCAATATACGGTTCAATATCGTTTCTCCCCGTTGGATTAAAGTGGAATACATCTACTCCAATTTGATTTAAAAATAGTAATAACACAGCATCAGAACGACTTAATTCTCCGCTCTTCTCATTATTAAATATAACAATTTTCGGTACTTCTTGCGAATAATCAAATTTCTCAAGCTGCTCTAAAATGTTCGGTGGTATTTGAGAGAGTTGTGCGAAAACATACAGTGCTACATCTTGTTTCGTCTCTTTCGCAATTGGTTTACACATTTCACTTTCGCACGTATGGATGATTGCTTCTGCAATACCATGTTGTAATCCTTCTGGTAAACGCTTATGCGGCCACCAATGGCTGTTCATAATTAAATCCGGATGTAACTTCCCTGCGCGGTCCAATGCATCTCGATAATGATATTGGAAATTCGCTTTTTGTTCTTTCGTGAACGGGAATGTATTAATCAAGAAACTGTTATCAAATGATGTAACAGCCTTTAGTCGCTGAAAATATTCTTTATCATTCTTTGAAACACCTGATATTTTTGCAAATAAAGAAGGAATATAAATATGCTTATTTTCAACAAAGAATGTTGGGCGTACAAATGCCTTTTCTTTCGTAATTAAAAAGAGTTCATCGTACGTTGTTTTGAGCGTACGGGCTACAGGTGTATACGAACGGAATTGCCACGGTTTGTATAATAATGAATTATCGTGGTGAAGTACTTGCTCGATTTCTTTTGAAGCTTGATAAGCTACTGTTGCGACGCGTTCACGACGCCGATCAGGAAATGGTTCCAATGAAATACGGCCTGAATGAGATACGACAAAGGTCTTTCCTTCCTCATCTACACTCTCAAATCCATCTTTTCCTTCTGGGTGATAATAAAGCACATCACAGCCGAGCATAATAAGAAAGTATAAGAAATATATACGACTCTCCGTCGCATCACCGTACCAAACGATACGTGGCATTTGTTTCTTATAATTAATCGTAGAGAACCACTTCGCTACGTAATTTTCACTTAATTTAATCATATCGATTAAGAAACGCCGGAATCCTTCTGTTTTTAAAGATTGATTATGTTGTTTCTCATACAATTTCAATACAGAAATAAACGTCGTATGTATATAATGCTGTAAATCAGGATTGTCTACTTGCGGTAATAGTTGTTTTCCAGACAAATGTGCTACAAGCCTATTTACTGTAAGTCCATTCGGCGCTTCTTGATGTAATGCAAAAACTTCTTGAATATGGCGCAGTTTTTCGGGATCAATCACCTTATTTAAATTTTGTTCATGCAAAACCTCGATCCCTTTTGCTTCATTATAATCAAATAGTTCATTAAAATATTCATCTACATCATTCGGAACACCAAGAATGCGACTTGCTATATAACTAAATTTCATCTCATTCTCTGTCAGTTCATATTGTGGACGTTTTTCTAAAAGCGCTTCAAATTGCTTTAAATCTGATTCATCTTTTAATGCATATGGTTGAAGTGTAAAACGTGAAAACACAACAGTTCACCTCCAAAAACATTTACGTTTTTTATAAAGTCTCTCTTCTATTATAAACTATTTCTAGTTATAAAAAATGGGCGCTCGCATAACGAGCAAACCCATTTCAACTATTTATGTTCATTTTTAGTAGCTGCAACTTCTTCTTTAGCTTGTCCAGAATTCTTCATGTAGTGAAGTATAAATGTTGCTCCAAACGCTATAACTAAAATAA
It encodes:
- a CDS encoding toxic anion resistance protein, with amino-acid sequence MNNPVVLDSKTELNEQTAQDVRLQLRQDAEVQRIYNAVDIKDQLELIELGKEPSMEISRFADQILHTMSLSKVEDSGELLKQLGKIMDRFDSKDFAEEKSGFFSRMFKKADKMIEQIFSKYQTMGREMDKVYVEITKYQDEMKKSIGTLDGLYEQNLKYYLDLEKYVVAGEMLLERLNTELVPMYEERIRNNDQLAGIELESLKNSVEILEQRIDDLEKARMVALLTAPQIRMIQRGNNKLIGKINTAFITTIPIFKNGIIQAVNAKRQKLVADSMAELDRRTNELLKKNAQNIATQSVEVARLSGSSSIKMETLEETWNIISRGMQETQQIEEQNKREREESRKRMATLTENIKKELQG
- a CDS encoding YceG family protein, with product MFSRFTLQPYALKDESDLKQFEALLEKRPQYELTENEMKFSYIASRILGVPNDVDEYFNELFDYNEAKGIEVLHEQNLNKVIDPEKLRHIQEVFALHQEAPNGLTVNRLVAHLSGKQLLPQVDNPDLQHYIHTTFISVLKLYEKQHNQSLKTEGFRRFLIDMIKLSENYVAKWFSTINYKKQMPRIVWYGDATESRIYFLYFLIMLGCDVLYYHPEGKDGFESVDEEGKTFVVSHSGRISLEPFPDRRRERVATVAYQASKEIEQVLHHDNSLLYKPWQFRSYTPVARTLKTTYDELFLITKEKAFVRPTFFVENKHIYIPSLFAKISGVSKNDKEYFQRLKAVTSFDNSFLINTFPFTKEQKANFQYHYRDALDRAGKLHPDLIMNSHWWPHKRLPEGLQHGIAEAIIHTCESEMCKPIAKETKQDVALYVFAQLSQIPPNILEQLEKFDYSQEVPKIVIFNNEKSGELSRSDAVLLLFLNQIGVDVFHFNPTGRNDIEPYIESGAFDSHWLEEVNFDLEFHGSSAYKNLSQTIKGLFRPFL